From a region of the Pirellulales bacterium genome:
- a CDS encoding transposase: MRIQGRDPEPSAAIIDSQPVKATRTAGTRDDDAGKKINGTKRHLLVDALGLLIVVVVYSAAIQDRDGAKLVCRKPPTRRASNRFGPMAATRDSWWNGRGKIAAGSWRLSNAATTSRASSCCLGAGSMSWSKL; the protein is encoded by the coding sequence ATCAGAATCCAGGGGCGCGACCCGGAGCCCAGCGCGGCGATCATCGACAGCCAGCCGGTTAAAGCCACGCGCACGGCGGGCACGCGCGACGACGATGCCGGCAAGAAGATCAACGGAACCAAACGGCATCTGCTGGTCGATGCGCTGGGGCTGCTGATCGTCGTCGTGGTTTACTCGGCCGCCATCCAAGATCGCGATGGAGCCAAGCTCGTGTGCCGCAAGCCGCCGACACGCCGCGCCTCGAACAGGTTTGGGCCGATGGCGGCTACGCGGGACAGTTGGTGGAATGGACGCGGAAAAATTGCGGCTGGAAGTTGGAGATTGTCTAACGCAGCGACGACGTCTCGGGCTTCGTCGTGCTGCCTCGGCGCTGGGTCAATGTCGTGGTCCAAATTGTAA